In Deltaproteobacteria bacterium, the genomic stretch GCTGGTCGCCGCGCTGTCGAGATAGACGAGCGGCTTCCCGCGGACCTCTTGGTCGAGGACCGGGAAGTCCTTGCGAACCCTCTCGACGTCCAGCGGCGCGACCCGGCCTCCCTCGCGCAAGGCCTCGGCCGTCATGCGACCTCCTTCAGCTTCTCCCACTCCGGCAGCCGCGAGGTCACCAGTTCCCGCACCCGCGCCCGCAGCGGCGCGAGCGGGATGAGGTTCACCATTTCGCTGGCGAAGGCGTAGGTGAGCAGGCTCTTCGCCGCCTCCTGGCCGATTCCACGCGACCGCAAGTAGAAGAGTGCGTCCTCGTCGAGCTGGCCGACGGCGGCCCCGTGGGCGCACTTGACGTCGTCGGCAAAGATCTCCAGCTGCGGCTTGGTGTCGACGACCGCCTCGTCGGAGAGGAGCAGGTTCTTGTTCGTCTGGCTGGCGTCCGTCTTCTGCGCGTCGTGTCGCACCAGCACCCTTCCGCTGAACACGCCCCGCGACTGGCCGTCGAGCACGCCCTTGTACAGCTCGCGGCTGGTGCAGCGCGGGCTCTGGTGATCGATCAACGTGCGGTTGTCGAGGTGCTGCTTGCCGGTCGCCATGTAGAGGCCGTTCAGCGTGCATTCGCTTCCCTCTCTGGCGAAGAGCGCGCGCACGTCGTTCCGCGCGAGCGCGGCGCCGAGGGCGACCGAATGGGAGTTGAAGCGGCTGTCCCGGCCGTGCTGGACCTGGGTGAGCGCGATGTGGAAGGCGCGCGCGCCCTCCTCTTGCAGCTTGTAGTGATCGAGCTGCGCGTTGTCGCCGAGTACAACCTCAGTGACGGCGTTGGTGAAGTAGACCTCGTCGGAGAGGCCGGCCCAGGTCTCGATCACCGTGGCCTGGCTGCCGGCGCCAAGCACGATCAGGTTTCGCGGCTGAGACAGGGTCGGCTTCCTGTGCGCGGTCGAGACGAAAAGGAGATGGATCGGCGCCTGCAGGATCGCCCCGGCCGGCAGATGAATGAACGCGCCGTCCTCGATGAACGCGGTATTGAGCGCCGTCAGCGCGTCGCGCTGGTAATCGGCGTGGCGGGCCAGTTCCCGCTCGACGAATTCCGGCCGCTCAGCGTGCGCGGTACCAAGGCCCCCGATGTATGCGCCACCGGTGCTGGTTCCGCGCGACGAAAGCTCTGCGCGGTAACGGCCGTCGACGAACACGAGGCGGATGGCGGCGTCCCCTGGCGAAACTCCGGCCAGACGGTCGAGCTGCTCCAGAGTCGGCGGCCTCGCCTCCTCGGGAGGGGCGAACTGGATCTGCGTGAGCGGAGCAAGGCTTGTGTACTTCCAGTCCTCGTCCTGCGTCGTAGGGAGCCCCAGCTCGGCGAAACGCGCGAACGCCGCCTGGCGGAGTAGACCGATCCGCCCGGCTCCTCCGTCGAGCAGCTTGAAATTCGCGCGCAGGCTGCGGGCAAAGTCCGTCATCTCCCTGCTTCCTGCCGCACAGGCGGCTCGACCAGCGCGTAGCCCTTCTGCTCCAGCTCGACCGCCAGCTCCCGGTCGCCGGATCGGACGATGCGGCCGTTGCTCATCACGTGCACGCGGTCGGGGACGATATAATTGAGGAGCCGCTGGTAGTGGGTGATGACGATCATCGCGCGGTCTTCCTTGCGCAAGCTGTTGACGCCGTTGGCGACGGTGCGGAGCGCGTCGATGTCCAGACCAGAGTCGGTCTCGTCGAGGATGGCGAGCCTGGGATCGAGCACCGCCATCTGGAAGATCTCGTTGCGCTTCTTCTCCCCGCCGGAGAACCCCTCGTTGACCGAGCGGCCCGTGAAGCTCGGGTCCATCGCCACCAGCTTCATCTTCTCCTTGGCGAGCGCGAGGAAATCCATCGCGTCCAGCTCCTCTTCGCCTCTGCGCTTGCGGAGCGCGTTGAGCGCGGTCCGCAGGAAATAGAGGTTGCCGACGCCGGGAATCTCCACCGGGTACTGGAAGGCCATGAAGATGCCCGCCACGGCGCGCTCCTCGGGGGAGAGGGCGAGCAGATCCTTTCCTTCGTAGAGGACTTCGCCTTTGGTCACCTCGAAGGTCTCGCGCCCGGCGAGGACCTGCGCGAGCGTGCTCTTGCCCGAGCCGTTCGGGCCCATGACGGCGTGCACCTCTCCGGCGCCGACTTCGAGATCGATGCCGCGCAGGATGTCCTTGTCCGTGTCGCGCACCTTGGCGTGCAGGTTCTTGATCCGGAGGATCGGGGCGTTCCGCGTCGTCATGCGATGCTCCCCTCGAGGCTCACGCTGAGGAGCTTCTGCGCCTCTACCGCGAACTCCATCGGCAGCTCCTTGAAGACCTCCCGGCAGAAGCCGTTGACGATCATCGAGACCGCGTCCTCCTGCGAGATGCCGCGCTGCGTGCAATAGAAGAGCTGGTCCTCGCCAATCTTCGAGGTGGAAGCCTCGTGCTCGACCTGCGAGGAGGTGTTCTTCACCTCGATGTACGGCATCGTGTGGGCCCCGCAGTCGCTGCCGAGCAGGAGCGAGTCGCACTGGGTGTAGTTGCGCGCTCCGGTTGCGCCCTTCTGGATCTTCACCAGGCCCCGGTAGGTGTTCTGCCCGTGGCCGCCCGAGATCCCCTTGGAGAGGATGGTGCTGCGCGTGTTCTTGCCG encodes the following:
- the sufD gene encoding Fe-S cluster assembly protein SufD → MTDFARSLRANFKLLDGGAGRIGLLRQAAFARFAELGLPTTQDEDWKYTSLAPLTQIQFAPPEEARPPTLEQLDRLAGVSPGDAAIRLVFVDGRYRAELSSRGTSTGGAYIGGLGTAHAERPEFVERELARHADYQRDALTALNTAFIEDGAFIHLPAGAILQAPIHLLFVSTAHRKPTLSQPRNLIVLGAGSQATVIETWAGLSDEVYFTNAVTEVVLGDNAQLDHYKLQEEGARAFHIALTQVQHGRDSRFNSHSVALGAALARNDVRALFAREGSECTLNGLYMATGKQHLDNRTLIDHQSPRCTSRELYKGVLDGQSRGVFSGRVLVRHDAQKTDASQTNKNLLLSDEAVVDTKPQLEIFADDVKCAHGAAVGQLDEDALFYLRSRGIGQEAAKSLLTYAFASEMVNLIPLAPLRARVRELVTSRLPEWEKLKEVA
- the sufC gene encoding Fe-S cluster assembly ATPase SufC, which produces MTTRNAPILRIKNLHAKVRDTDKDILRGIDLEVGAGEVHAVMGPNGSGKSTLAQVLAGRETFEVTKGEVLYEGKDLLALSPEERAVAGIFMAFQYPVEIPGVGNLYFLRTALNALRKRRGEEELDAMDFLALAKEKMKLVAMDPSFTGRSVNEGFSGGEKKRNEIFQMAVLDPRLAILDETDSGLDIDALRTVANGVNSLRKEDRAMIVITHYQRLLNYIVPDRVHVMSNGRIVRSGDRELAVELEQKGYALVEPPVRQEAGR